One genomic region from Tenuifilum sp. 4138str encodes:
- a CDS encoding TolC family protein translates to MRKLITIFSFAGFVLSTSLALGQQKPDTLHLTVKQAVDLAIQQNLMHKVTELELQKKQEKVKEYMAALYPNIKASASYTRNLKLPVIFMPEGSPFGSTLTIGSDNSYSASISANSYSASISASMPLFVYNVFESIRLGQKDVEISQEKLRESKINLAANIKTTYYNVLLLRRTRDVINQSYQNAVANFNNIQKLNANGMVSDYDFIRIKVQVDNIYPNLVQTENAYTNLLNIFKVLLNIDINTPVELDEKELTNYNFSEMALADSSWLSSNSTLRQLTLTRQMLSIQEKMVKGANYPSLVAIGNYQYQTQANDYKFSNYNWVPTSMVGLQLNVPIFSGFSVRKQLSQVRISQHQVDMQAQFTQNNLTVQVQNAVNAVNAAVKKVNSAKGNVDLAEKGYTIAQTRYNTGQATLLELNDAENAMLQAKLNLIQAQLEYLTAKTDYEKILGEPFEK, encoded by the coding sequence ATGCGTAAGCTAATAACAATTTTTTCTTTTGCAGGCTTTGTCCTTTCAACAAGCCTAGCCCTTGGGCAGCAAAAGCCCGACACATTGCATTTAACTGTTAAGCAGGCGGTTGACCTTGCTATTCAGCAAAACCTAATGCATAAGGTAACTGAACTTGAACTGCAAAAGAAACAGGAAAAGGTAAAAGAGTATATGGCTGCTCTTTATCCAAACATTAAGGCATCGGCTAGTTACACGCGAAATCTCAAACTCCCTGTAATATTTATGCCTGAAGGTTCGCCCTTTGGGTCCACCTTAACCATTGGCTCCGATAATAGTTATTCTGCTTCAATTAGCGCAAATAGTTATTCTGCTTCAATTAGCGCATCGATGCCATTGTTTGTTTACAATGTATTTGAGTCGATTCGGTTAGGACAAAAGGATGTTGAAATAAGTCAGGAAAAGTTGCGCGAGAGCAAAATTAACCTGGCCGCTAACATCAAAACAACGTATTACAATGTTCTGTTGCTTCGCCGAACACGCGATGTGATTAACCAAAGTTACCAGAATGCCGTTGCAAACTTTAATAATATCCAAAAGCTTAATGCCAATGGCATGGTTTCCGACTACGACTTTATCCGCATTAAGGTTCAGGTTGATAATATTTATCCCAATCTGGTTCAAACCGAGAATGCCTACACCAACTTACTTAATATATTCAAGGTGTTACTCAATATCGACATAAATACCCCAGTTGAACTCGACGAAAAGGAACTTACCAACTACAATTTCAGTGAGATGGCACTTGCCGATTCCAGCTGGTTGAGCAGTAACTCAACCCTAAGGCAACTTACCCTTACCCGACAAATGCTATCCATTCAGGAGAAAATGGTAAAGGGTGCAAATTACCCAAGCCTGGTGGCAATTGGTAATTACCAGTATCAAACCCAGGCAAACGATTACAAATTCAGCAACTACAATTGGGTGCCAACATCGATGGTTGGTTTGCAACTCAATGTGCCAATTTTTAGTGGTTTTTCGGTTCGTAAACAGCTCAGTCAAGTACGCATAAGCCAGCATCAAGTTGATATGCAAGCGCAGTTTACGCAAAACAACCTGACGGTTCAGGTTCAAAATGCTGTGAATGCTGTGAATGCTGCAGTAAAAAAGGTGAACTCGGCAAAAGGTAATGTTGACCTGGCGGAAAAAGGATATACTATTGCTCAAACCCGCTACAATACCGGACAAGCAACGCTTTTGGAGTTGAACGATGCCGAAAATGCAATGCTTCAGGCCAAGTTAAATCTTATTCAGGCACAGCTGGAGTATCTCACTGCTAAAACCGATTACGAAAAAATTTTAGGTGAGCCATTTGAAAAGTAA
- a CDS encoding efflux RND transporter periplasmic adaptor subunit, with protein sequence MRTLINIKTIAFASVVIFLASCQGNKAEDAQPVALVEAKVVTQLIQPVSIERQLRYPATIQAYKENHLAPATAGRLEKVMVDVGDRVKAGQLVAMLDRTNYMQAKIQFDKVKIDLQRVDSLLKVGAIPQQQYDAVKMQYDIAKTNLEFLDENTSLKSPIDGIITGKYINDGEMFVMSPAPGVGKPAVVSIMQLDKLKLLVGVSSTYLNSIKPGMKVTVKTEVYPDKEFTGNIEKIYPTIDNMTKTFTVEVVVANPDMKLRPGMFATAIINVGKGEALLVPAFAILKQSGTNERYVFVYQNGRAVRRPVEQGDVFDDNVEIVKGLSAGEEIIIEGHTIVADGQAVVKK encoded by the coding sequence ATGAGAACACTTATCAACATTAAAACAATTGCATTTGCCTCTGTGGTGATCTTCCTTGCCTCGTGTCAGGGTAATAAGGCAGAAGATGCTCAACCCGTTGCCTTAGTAGAGGCTAAAGTGGTAACCCAGCTCATTCAGCCCGTTAGTATCGAACGTCAGCTTAGGTATCCTGCAACCATTCAGGCCTACAAGGAGAACCATTTGGCACCAGCCACTGCCGGTAGGCTAGAGAAAGTTATGGTTGATGTTGGCGACAGGGTAAAGGCAGGGCAACTTGTTGCCATGCTCGATCGCACCAATTACATGCAAGCCAAAATACAGTTCGATAAGGTTAAGATTGACCTTCAGCGTGTCGATTCCCTGCTTAAAGTTGGTGCAATTCCGCAACAGCAGTACGATGCTGTTAAGATGCAGTACGATATTGCAAAAACCAACCTTGAGTTTTTGGACGAAAACACCTCGTTAAAATCGCCAATTGATGGGATTATAACCGGTAAATACATAAACGATGGAGAGATGTTTGTCATGTCGCCTGCACCCGGCGTTGGTAAACCAGCGGTGGTTTCAATCATGCAGCTCGATAAGCTAAAGCTTTTGGTTGGTGTGTCATCAACCTATTTAAATAGCATTAAGCCTGGCATGAAGGTTACTGTTAAAACCGAGGTTTACCCCGATAAGGAATTTACAGGCAACATTGAAAAGATTTACCCTACTATTGACAACATGACCAAAACCTTTACGGTTGAGGTAGTGGTTGCAAATCCAGATATGAAGCTAAGGCCCGGTATGTTTGCAACCGCAATTATCAATGTAGGCAAAGGCGAGGCCTTGCTGGTTCCTGCCTTTGCTATATTAAAACAATCGGGGACAAACGAGAGGTACGTGTTTGTTTACCAGAATGGCAGAGCCGTTCGTCGTCCTGTGGAGCAGGGCGATGTTTTTGACGATAATGTAGAAATAGTGAAAGGGCTATCCGCCGGTGAAGAAATTATTATTGAAGGACATACCATTGTTGCCGACGGCCAAGCAGTGGTTAAAAAGTAA